A window of the Chromatiales bacterium genome harbors these coding sequences:
- the rbfA gene encoding 30S ribosome-binding factor RbfA, translated as MATVSYRPLQMAGLLKREITMLMRSKINDARLNCLSVTDVEVSKNCSHARVYILIPSHEDEKQMLKVVTAAGGFIRSHLSSKLALRFIPKLSFKIDNSYQHGNRIEQILKEIHR; from the coding sequence ATGGCTACCGTATCATATCGCCCTCTACAGATGGCCGGTCTGCTCAAGAGAGAGATAACCATGTTGATGCGTAGCAAAATAAATGACGCACGCCTAAATTGTCTTTCCGTAACCGATGTTGAGGTGAGTAAAAACTGTTCGCACGCAAGAGTTTATATTTTAATACCTTCGCACGAAGACGAGAAGCAAATGCTCAAAGTCGTCACCGCTGCCGGTGGCTTTATCAGGAGTCATTTGTCATCAAAGCTGGCACTGCGGTTTATTCCTAAGCTGAGTTTTAAGATAGATAATTCATACCAGCATGGTAATCGCATAGAACAGATACTAAAAGAAATCCACCGCTAG
- the infB gene encoding translation initiation factor IF-2, translated as MSEAVTVKKFSEVAKKSPAEILSILKEVGITGKKASDTISHEEKMQVVEYIRKGKKVSRVQRSTTQVHTVQGRKANTITVETRKQTKPPKPKKITRTKASKPVAVDNTPETKTVRKKAVQLTIPDTADRDESKKVVKLKAKSTPETKAKSAATVETPPPEVKSDNKVEPSDNQEQKQEQKQEQKAKRKQLSIATDKSGKRITKRQNLQSLKVVPSQKHGFEKPTQQVKRELVIPEHISVTDLAQGLAIKSAELIKKMMGMGIMTTINQSLDQDTAVLIVEELGHRAVAERQSDAEAKLVDSVDDENLEKVARPPVVVVMGHVDHGKTSLLDYIRDTKVHSSEAGGITQHLAAYHAQTDKGVITFLDTPGHAAFSAMRARGTEVTDIAVLVVAADDGVMPQTIEAIKHARAAKIPVIIALTKIDKEGTDKEKIKSELAKHDIVSESWGGDSIFVEVSSKTGQGIDELLDAILLQAEIMELKAPLSGFARGTVIEATLDKGRGVIATILVQQGVLNKGDILLAGTEFGRVRALLDENGRLLGKASPSIPAGMLGLSGAPSAGDEFIVVESERRAKEIADLRRQKQRDKQQLARTSIVHMENFMQDAGKTVQSINILLKADTRGTAEAIQDSLSKIPTDEVKVDILFTGVGGINVSDINLAAASKALVLGFNVRADAQARREAEKQYVTIQYCSVIYELLESITEMVGGMLEPSIKEEIIGIAQVKDTFRSSALGVVAGCQVIEGTVRRGNPIRVVRDNVVVFEGQLESLRRFKDDVNEAKEGLECGIAIKDYNDVKLGDQIEVFQRTEVRRTL; from the coding sequence ATGAGCGAAGCAGTAACAGTTAAAAAATTTTCGGAGGTCGCGAAGAAATCACCGGCCGAAATACTTAGTATCCTCAAAGAGGTGGGGATTACCGGCAAGAAGGCAAGTGATACTATTTCGCACGAGGAAAAGATGCAGGTCGTTGAATATATTCGCAAAGGCAAAAAGGTGTCTCGCGTCCAGCGTAGCACTACGCAAGTACATACCGTGCAAGGTCGCAAGGCTAATACGATCACGGTAGAAACTCGTAAACAGACTAAGCCACCAAAGCCTAAGAAAATTACTCGCACTAAAGCGTCCAAACCAGTAGCCGTTGATAATACCCCGGAGACTAAGACAGTCAGAAAAAAAGCAGTCCAACTGACGATACCTGACACCGCAGACCGCGATGAAAGCAAAAAGGTCGTCAAACTTAAAGCTAAATCGACCCCAGAAACTAAGGCGAAGTCTGCTGCTACTGTTGAAACCCCACCACCTGAAGTGAAATCGGATAACAAGGTCGAGCCAAGCGATAACCAGGAACAAAAACAGGAACAAAAACAGGAACAAAAAGCAAAGCGCAAACAGTTAAGCATTGCCACTGATAAAAGTGGTAAACGAATAACTAAAAGGCAAAACCTACAGTCGCTTAAAGTCGTGCCATCTCAAAAGCATGGTTTTGAAAAACCGACTCAGCAGGTAAAGCGGGAATTAGTAATCCCTGAGCATATATCGGTAACCGATTTGGCGCAAGGTTTGGCTATTAAAAGTGCTGAACTTATCAAAAAGATGATGGGTATGGGTATTATGACAACTATCAATCAGTCCTTGGATCAAGATACTGCGGTGCTGATAGTAGAAGAATTAGGACATCGGGCAGTTGCCGAGAGACAAAGCGATGCCGAAGCGAAGTTGGTTGATAGCGTGGACGATGAAAATCTAGAGAAAGTTGCTCGCCCACCAGTGGTGGTGGTAATGGGACATGTAGATCACGGTAAAACATCGCTATTGGACTATATACGTGATACTAAAGTGCACAGTAGCGAAGCCGGTGGTATCACTCAGCATTTGGCCGCTTATCATGCACAGACTGATAAAGGTGTGATTACTTTCTTGGACACACCTGGCCATGCTGCCTTCTCTGCAATGCGCGCCCGTGGCACTGAGGTGACTGATATTGCAGTTTTGGTCGTGGCAGCCGATGACGGTGTGATGCCGCAAACCATAGAGGCTATCAAGCATGCGCGGGCAGCTAAAATTCCAGTCATTATCGCACTGACTAAAATAGATAAGGAAGGCACGGATAAGGAGAAAATAAAATCAGAACTTGCCAAACACGACATCGTTTCGGAATCGTGGGGGGGAGATAGTATATTCGTCGAGGTTTCGTCTAAAACTGGGCAAGGTATAGACGAACTATTGGATGCAATTTTATTACAAGCCGAAATTATGGAACTCAAAGCACCGCTATCAGGTTTTGCGCGAGGTACGGTGATCGAGGCAACCTTGGATAAGGGACGCGGTGTCATTGCAACGATATTAGTACAACAGGGTGTTTTGAATAAGGGTGATATTTTATTGGCCGGTACCGAATTCGGTCGCGTGCGGGCGTTGTTGGATGAAAACGGTCGCTTGTTGGGTAAAGCAAGCCCTTCAATACCGGCTGGGATGCTAGGGCTTTCTGGTGCGCCGTCGGCAGGCGACGAGTTCATAGTCGTCGAGAGCGAACGCAGAGCAAAGGAAATTGCCGATCTACGCCGTCAAAAACAACGCGATAAACAACAACTAGCACGCACTTCGATAGTGCATATGGAAAACTTTATGCAAGATGCTGGCAAAACCGTTCAGTCTATTAATATCCTACTCAAAGCGGATACTCGAGGTACTGCCGAAGCCATACAAGACAGCTTATCTAAAATTCCTACAGACGAAGTGAAGGTTGATATATTATTTACTGGTGTCGGCGGTATTAATGTTTCTGATATCAACTTGGCGGCAGCATCTAAAGCACTGGTTTTAGGCTTCAATGTCCGTGCCGATGCGCAGGCGCGCAGAGAAGCCGAAAAGCAATATGTTACGATACAGTACTGTAGCGTTATCTACGAGTTACTGGAGAGTATCACTGAGATGGTCGGAGGTATGTTAGAACCTTCTATTAAAGAAGAGATAATCGGTATTGCGCAAGTAAAAGATACTTTTAGATCATCAGCCCTCGGCGTAGTTGCCGGTTGTCAAGTGATAGAGGGTACGGTACGGCGAGGTAATCCGATTCGTGTAGTGCGAGACAATGTAGTAGTTTTTGAGGGGCAGCTTGAGTCTTTGCGCCGCTTTAAGGATGATGTGAACGAAGCTAAAGAAGGTTTAGAGTGTGGGATTGCGATTAAAGACTATAACGATGTGAAATTGGGAGATCAAATAGAAGTTTTTCAGCGCACTGAAGTGCGCAGGACATTATAA